A window from bacterium encodes these proteins:
- a CDS encoding bifunctional phosphoglucose/phosphomannose isomerase: MESMIENIKKLDKQDMFNKLKGFASQCKDGYSFVIPEMPFKSIEKVIFSGMGGSAIGGDIISTIASENSKIPTFVNRDYTLPLWASDAKTLVVAISYSGNTEETLSVLKESIKRKTSIVCISSGGKIEEIVKEENIPFVKIPAGFPPRCALGYLFFSCYKIMEQIGVVPSVENKIFTAMARWIEKFLPENKDNLAKHLAEKFYNRIPLLYSSNKFLPVITRWKTQIAENSKAFAFMNVFPEMNHNEIMSWRYPEWFIEKCLPVFIISKKEHPRVNLRFEITKEIIFKKQPQIINLIAEGESLLEELFYLIVLGDWISFYLAILNNENPTEIAEINLLKQKLGG; encoded by the coding sequence ATGGAATCTATGATAGAAAATATAAAAAAACTGGATAAACAGGATATGTTCAACAAACTTAAAGGATTTGCCTCTCAGTGTAAAGATGGTTATTCCTTTGTTATTCCTGAAATGCCTTTTAAGTCAATAGAAAAAGTTATCTTCTCTGGTATGGGTGGCTCTGCAATAGGAGGAGATATAATCTCTACTATTGCTTCTGAAAATTCTAAAATACCTACTTTTGTGAACAGGGACTATACACTTCCACTCTGGGCTTCGGATGCAAAAACACTGGTAGTGGCTATAAGTTATTCAGGTAATACTGAAGAAACACTCAGTGTTCTAAAAGAATCTATAAAAAGAAAAACTTCTATAGTATGTATCTCAAGTGGTGGAAAAATAGAAGAAATTGTTAAAGAAGAAAATATACCTTTTGTAAAGATACCTGCTGGATTTCCCCCAAGATGTGCATTAGGATATCTTTTCTTCTCCTGTTATAAAATAATGGAGCAAATCGGTGTTGTCCCTTCTGTAGAAAATAAAATTTTTACTGCAATGGCAAGATGGATTGAAAAATTCTTACCGGAAAATAAAGATAATTTAGCAAAACATCTTGCAGAAAAATTCTATAACAGAATCCCTTTACTCTATTCAAGTAATAAATTTCTACCTGTAATTACAAGGTGGAAAACACAGATTGCAGAAAATAGCAAAGCATTTGCTTTTATGAACGTCTTCCCTGAAATGAACCATAATGAGATTATGTCCTGGCGTTATCCTGAATGGTTTATAGAAAAGTGCCTACCTGTCTTTATAATATCTAAAAAGGAACATCCGAGAGTAAATTTAAGATTTGAGATAACTAAAGAGATTATTTTCAAGAAACAACCACAGATAATTAATTTAATAGCTGAAGGAGAATCTTTACTTGAAGAATTATTCTATCTGATTGTTCTCGGTGACTGGATAAGTTTCTATCTCGCTATTCTCAATAATGAAAATCCAACAGAGATAGCAGAGATAAACTTACTTAAACAAAAATTAGGAGGTTAA
- the ptsP gene encoding phosphoenolpyruvate--protein phosphotransferase — protein sequence MKKIKGIGISPGIAIGKAFVLESYSLQDTEYTIDKSTIEKEIARFHDAINTSESQIEELKQTFEKEVGTKYADIFSFHLALLKDKLFKSEVERIIKEEKVNSESAVRKVINQISRIFKKEEKDFHQDRRRDILDVIERIIHNLRGSSYTGIKIFSDEIIVARDLSPSQTVSINKSYIRGFITAIGSETSHTAIIAKALEIPAVVAGEKIITEIKTGDTVIIDGYTGDVIIKPSKNIIDDYKKKQEQLSMRKKQLLFLRDKPCETIDGKRIFLHANIELPEEVEAAKKYGADGIGLYRTEYLYLNRNDLPTEEEHFIAYKKVAEKIGTEKPVIIRTIDIGGDKFVSVLSIRKELNPFLGWRGIRFSLERQDIFETQLRAILMASVYGNLKVMFPMVSTIEEVRMSHKILQKVKNDLKKEKKHFKEDIEVGIMVETPSAALITDKLAVESDFFSIGSNDLVQYTLAVDRSNEKILHLYQPCHPSVIKLIQLTIENGKRKGIWTGLCGEMASIPEIACLLVGMGIDELSMAPSAIPAVKEKIRSVKYTTMVEILKEVISFETHEQVYKYLLNRINGG from the coding sequence ATGAAAAAAATAAAAGGGATAGGTATCTCTCCCGGTATTGCTATTGGAAAAGCATTTGTTCTTGAATCCTATTCTTTACAGGACACAGAATATACTATTGATAAGTCCACCATAGAAAAAGAAATAGCACGATTTCATGATGCAATCAATACATCGGAATCCCAGATTGAGGAACTCAAACAAACATTTGAAAAAGAGGTTGGTACTAAGTATGCAGATATATTTTCATTTCATCTTGCACTCCTGAAAGATAAATTGTTCAAAAGTGAAGTAGAAAGGATTATAAAAGAAGAAAAGGTAAACAGCGAGAGTGCAGTCAGGAAAGTAATAAATCAAATAAGTAGAATATTCAAAAAAGAAGAAAAGGATTTTCATCAAGACAGAAGAAGGGATATATTAGATGTTATTGAAAGAATTATTCATAATCTTCGGGGTTCTTCTTATACAGGAATAAAAATATTCTCTGATGAAATAATCGTTGCAAGAGACCTATCCCCCAGTCAAACTGTCTCAATTAATAAAAGTTATATTAGAGGATTTATAACAGCAATAGGGAGTGAAACATCACACACAGCAATAATTGCAAAAGCACTGGAAATTCCAGCAGTGGTTGCTGGGGAAAAGATAATAACAGAGATAAAAACCGGTGATACTGTGATTATAGATGGGTATACAGGAGATGTTATAATAAAGCCCTCAAAAAATATCATTGATGATTATAAAAAGAAGCAGGAACAATTATCAATGCGGAAAAAACAACTACTCTTTCTCAGAGATAAACCTTGCGAAACAATAGATGGTAAAAGGATATTCCTGCATGCTAACATAGAACTTCCAGAAGAAGTAGAGGCAGCCAAAAAATATGGAGCAGATGGAATTGGACTTTATAGAACAGAATATCTATATCTCAATAGGAATGACCTTCCTACAGAAGAGGAACACTTCATCGCATATAAAAAAGTGGCTGAAAAGATAGGAACGGAAAAACCTGTCATTATAAGAACAATAGATATTGGAGGAGATAAATTTGTATCTGTCCTTTCTATAAGGAAAGAACTTAATCCTTTTCTCGGGTGGCGAGGAATAAGATTTTCTTTAGAAAGACAGGATATTTTTGAAACCCAATTAAGGGCAATTCTGATGGCTTCTGTTTATGGGAATTTAAAGGTGATGTTTCCTATGGTTTCAACAATAGAAGAGGTAAGAATGTCTCATAAAATACTACAAAAGGTAAAAAATGACCTTAAAAAAGAGAAAAAACATTTTAAGGAAGATATTGAAGTAGGGATAATGGTAGAAACACCTTCAGCAGCCCTTATAACTGATAAACTTGCAGTAGAATCTGACTTCTTCAGTATCGGTTCAAATGACCTGGTGCAGTATACACTCGCAGTTGACAGGAGTAATGAAAAGATATTGCACCTTTATCAACCATGCCATCCGTCTGTTATAAAACTTATACAACTTACTATTGAAAACGGAAAGAGAAAAGGTATATGGACCGGCCTTTGCGGAGAGATGGCTTCCATTCCTGAGATAGCATGTCTTCTTGTAGGTATGGGTATAGACGAGTTAAGTATGGCTCCGTCTGCAATCCCTGCAGTAAAAGAAAAGATAAGGTCTGTAAAATATACTACTATGGTAGAAATTTTAAAAGAGGTCATTTCATTTGAAACACATGAACAGGTCTATAAATATCTTTTAAACAGAATAAATGGAGGTTGA